The Sporomusa termitida genome has a window encoding:
- a CDS encoding methylenetetrahydrofolate reductase C-terminal domain-containing protein, with amino-acid sequence MIVAEIKPIEEIAEAIKGAKKVLVAGCGGCVTVCLSGGQKETDIMASALRMKMKVDGQPLEIETATYERQCDPEYVIRFKEHLQDVDAVVSMACGVGVQFMAENYPEIIFVPGQNTKFAGAAIEHGIWEERCMLCGECVLAKTGGVCPVIRCSKSLMNGPCGGSQNGVCEISKDTPCAWQLIYDRLKGQGRLDMMTEVLPAKNWSKNRDGGPRKIVREDVRL; translated from the coding sequence ATGATAGTTGCAGAAATAAAGCCGATTGAGGAAATTGCCGAGGCGATAAAAGGCGCAAAAAAAGTATTGGTTGCCGGCTGTGGCGGCTGTGTTACCGTGTGTCTGTCCGGTGGGCAGAAGGAAACTGATATTATGGCCAGTGCTCTCCGGATGAAAATGAAAGTTGACGGTCAGCCTCTGGAAATTGAAACGGCAACGTATGAACGTCAGTGCGACCCTGAATATGTAATCAGATTTAAAGAGCATTTGCAAGACGTAGATGCGGTTGTGTCTATGGCCTGTGGTGTTGGTGTACAGTTTATGGCCGAGAATTATCCTGAAATCATTTTTGTGCCCGGTCAGAACACTAAATTTGCCGGTGCTGCCATTGAACACGGGATCTGGGAAGAGCGCTGTATGCTATGCGGTGAGTGTGTACTTGCCAAAACCGGCGGTGTCTGCCCGGTTATCCGCTGTTCCAAGAGCCTCATGAACGGACCGTGCGGCGGCTCGCAAAACGGCGTGTGCGAGATCAGCAAAGACACTCCCTGTGCCTGGCAGCTTATTTATGACCGCCTCAAAGGTCAAGGACGTCTGGATATGATGACCGAAGTACTGCCGGCTAAAAACTGGTCTAAGAACAGAGACGGCGGTCCCCGCAAAATTGTGAGGGAGGATGTGCGGTTATGA
- a CDS encoding methylenetetrahydrofolate reductase has translation MSEAVALDKQAELKTDSKLEKLYSLGHFVVTGELGPPQHAEGHELEHHAHELKDIVDGFNLTDNQTAIVRLSSIAAGIHVLKGGGVPIIQMTCRDRNRIAMQSDLLGAYSLGIRDVLCLSGDHQSFGNHPTSKNVYDVDSVQLIAMVKKMRDDKKFLSDAVIKANEPRFFIGAVENPFGDPFEFRAIRLEKKVNAGADFIQTQAIFDLEKFARFMEMAVARGIHERTKITAGILPVRSVKALQYMKKDVAGMEIPDSLIERMKKAEDPKKEGIQVAIEMCNELKKIPGVAGIHIMPVGWEAALPEIVKGAGFLPRPKV, from the coding sequence ATGAGTGAAGCAGTAGCCCTTGATAAACAAGCTGAATTAAAGACCGACAGCAAACTAGAGAAGCTGTACTCCTTAGGTCATTTTGTCGTCACCGGTGAGCTTGGTCCGCCTCAGCATGCCGAAGGCCATGAACTGGAGCACCATGCCCATGAACTGAAAGACATCGTGGACGGGTTTAACCTGACTGACAATCAGACCGCTATTGTACGTTTGTCCAGTATTGCTGCCGGTATTCATGTTCTCAAAGGCGGCGGTGTTCCCATTATCCAGATGACATGCCGGGACCGGAACCGGATTGCGATGCAAAGTGATTTGCTTGGTGCCTACAGCCTGGGGATTCGTGATGTTTTGTGTTTGAGCGGCGACCACCAGTCTTTCGGTAATCACCCGACCAGTAAGAATGTATATGATGTTGACTCAGTGCAATTGATTGCCATGGTCAAAAAGATGCGGGATGATAAAAAATTCCTGTCAGATGCTGTCATAAAAGCTAACGAGCCGCGGTTTTTTATCGGCGCGGTAGAAAATCCATTTGGTGATCCCTTTGAATTCCGGGCAATCCGTCTGGAAAAGAAAGTGAACGCCGGCGCCGATTTTATCCAGACGCAGGCAATATTTGATCTGGAAAAGTTTGCCCGTTTTATGGAAATGGCTGTAGCACGCGGGATTCATGAAAGAACCAAGATTACAGCCGGTATTCTGCCGGTACGTTCGGTAAAAGCGCTGCAGTATATGAAAAAAGACGTTGCCGGTATGGAAATACCTGACAGTCTCATTGAGCGGATGAAAAAAGCCGAGGATCCGAAAAAAGAGGGTATCCAGGTTGCTATCGAAATGTGTAACGAGCTCAAAAAAATCCCTGGTGTTGCGGGTATTCATATTATGCCTGTTGGCTGGGAAGCCGCACTACCTGAGATTGTCAAAGGTGCTGGATTCCTGCCTCGCCCTAAAGTTTAA
- a CDS encoding complex I 24 kDa subunit family protein, giving the protein MCSKVTKDQALEIIGKYEKVLAIINKYGKAKEQLLSILLDIQCASGENYVAEEWAEVVACQLDLPISKVHDVLTFYAMFNIKPHGKYVIEICKSTPCHVTKADAVVKMFEEVLGIKLGETTPDNLFTLMHTSCVGACDIGPVAKIGDEVYGNLTAAKVAEVVTSYRGVSSCQK; this is encoded by the coding sequence ATGTGTTCAAAAGTGACAAAAGATCAGGCATTAGAAATTATCGGGAAATATGAGAAAGTCCTGGCCATCATTAATAAGTACGGTAAAGCGAAAGAACAATTGTTATCTATTCTCCTGGATATTCAGTGTGCTTCAGGAGAGAATTACGTAGCTGAGGAATGGGCTGAGGTGGTAGCTTGTCAGCTGGATCTGCCTATTAGCAAAGTACATGATGTTCTTACTTTCTATGCGATGTTCAACATAAAGCCTCATGGTAAATATGTCATTGAGATCTGCAAAAGCACACCCTGTCATGTCACAAAAGCTGACGCCGTAGTTAAAATGTTTGAAGAAGTATTGGGTATAAAACTGGGCGAAACCACTCCCGACAATCTTTTCACCCTGATGCATACCAGTTGCGTTGGTGCCTGCGACATTGGTCCGGTAGCCAAGATCGGTGATGAAGTATATGGTAACCTGACAGCGGCTAAAGTGGCCGAGGTTGTTACTAGTTACCGGGGGGTGTCCTCATGTCAAAAATAA